The Terriglobus tenax genome contains a region encoding:
- a CDS encoding M20/M25/M40 family metallo-hydrolase produces MFLKRTPLCLLASLVVFTGCTKKNSSPTTSATKPRLGIRAQADETIHPDLNRTAPDLKKVYDYIDANIDDHVLDFQHWIQQPSISNSGEGIPESAEMVKGMFDKLGCQTTRVYDVGITEYGTPGNPVVYAKCDEGAPKTLVIYWMYDTMPVTQPDLWVAPPFEGRIVDGKAAGIDPSFKKVLIGRGAVNSKGPQLAQLEAFMSMKKVLGKLPVNLIFVAEGDEERMDIGLRKFMKDHADLFKGADAMLRFAGQSAGGGANISGGSEGCVYVELSTTGKSWGHGPTVSDIHGSYKRSVDSPAWRHIKMLGSLVSDDGNTPKIDGFFDNMQPLTAKETELLKSSSAKVNLKAAAENIGVARFISEDPYTMQKMQRYGTSFNLDGIWGGNMYAGGAGAILPNKITSKHNFRYIPNMKGTDIVKKLRAQLDKNGYKDVEMKLIGDVPWAKMSYDSDIAKAIMQTFDEFGINYQKPLEEETILGGYWPAYLFSNQEVGDRVVNVKMPIAAGGAGMGGRAHAANEYYVIEGAGKVYGLAGAEKSVAATLWHFANTPKN; encoded by the coding sequence ATGTTTCTGAAGCGCACGCCGTTGTGTCTTTTGGCATCCCTTGTTGTCTTTACGGGATGCACGAAGAAAAACTCCAGCCCCACAACCTCTGCCACCAAACCCAGGCTTGGCATTCGAGCGCAGGCTGATGAAACCATTCATCCAGATCTGAACAGGACCGCACCAGACCTGAAAAAGGTATACGACTACATCGATGCCAATATTGACGATCATGTGCTCGACTTTCAGCACTGGATCCAGCAACCTTCCATCTCAAACTCCGGCGAAGGAATTCCGGAATCCGCTGAGATGGTCAAAGGCATGTTCGATAAGCTTGGCTGCCAGACCACGCGAGTCTACGATGTTGGCATTACCGAATACGGCACACCCGGCAATCCTGTCGTTTATGCAAAGTGCGATGAAGGCGCACCCAAAACACTGGTCATCTACTGGATGTATGACACCATGCCGGTCACGCAACCTGATCTTTGGGTCGCCCCGCCATTTGAAGGGCGCATCGTCGACGGCAAAGCTGCTGGCATCGATCCATCATTTAAAAAAGTCTTGATCGGGCGTGGAGCGGTTAACTCCAAGGGGCCGCAGCTTGCACAGCTTGAAGCCTTCATGTCGATGAAGAAGGTGCTCGGCAAACTCCCCGTCAACCTCATCTTCGTCGCAGAGGGCGATGAAGAACGCATGGACATTGGTCTTCGCAAGTTTATGAAAGACCACGCCGACCTGTTCAAGGGCGCTGACGCCATGTTGCGCTTTGCCGGTCAGAGTGCGGGTGGAGGTGCAAACATTTCCGGCGGCTCGGAGGGTTGCGTCTATGTCGAGTTGTCAACCACGGGGAAGAGCTGGGGACATGGCCCCACCGTCTCAGACATTCATGGCTCTTATAAGAGGTCAGTTGACTCGCCGGCATGGCGTCACATCAAGATGCTGGGCTCACTTGTCTCCGATGATGGCAACACTCCGAAGATCGATGGCTTCTTTGACAATATGCAGCCGCTTACGGCAAAAGAAACGGAGCTGCTCAAATCATCCTCGGCAAAAGTGAACCTCAAAGCCGCGGCAGAGAATATCGGTGTCGCACGCTTCATCTCCGAAGACCCATACACCATGCAGAAGATGCAACGCTATGGCACCAGCTTCAACCTCGACGGCATATGGGGAGGCAATATGTATGCCGGAGGTGCAGGAGCCATCCTGCCCAACAAGATCACCTCGAAGCATAACTTTCGCTACATCCCGAACATGAAGGGAACTGACATCGTAAAAAAGCTCCGTGCGCAGCTCGACAAAAACGGTTATAAGGATGTCGAAATGAAACTGATTGGCGATGTGCCATGGGCCAAGATGAGTTACGACTCCGACATCGCAAAGGCAATCATGCAGACCTTTGACGAGTTTGGCATCAACTATCAGAAGCCGCTTGAAGAGGAAACCATCCTGGGTGGCTACTGGCCCGCGTATCTCTTCTCCAATCAGGAGGTCGGTGATCGCGTCGTTAACGTGAAAATGCCAATTGCCGCGGGTGGTGCAGGCATGGGC
- a CDS encoding TonB-dependent receptor, producing MSSLGRRRYWSISISLSMLLLYVISMIASAHAQTVNATLTGHVEDSQGAIISGATVTVKNTGTGATRSTLTDGNGLYTVTNLQPGSYEVTTTMSGFSTKTLTGLTLNVGDTQELPISLTVGGVNDTVNVEAAEPLLQTQTSSNSTLVDNKQVVELPLSNRQFYSLALLSPAAYQPAQNSTLGFRGGINIAGASEISNQFTFNGIYNNDMGVAQPSYRPSVETIQEFRLLTGVYPAEYGRMAGGQVVVISKSGTNAFHGSAYEFIRNEIFAAKPYFTTAGASKPSFKQNTFGGTLGGPIWKDHTFFFFGYEGQRIRRAQVLTSAVPTTNMLNGIFTKSKSSASNQIYNPATGLPLTDLTPGDPTVYTYNLATQLAGSNTYQWNSVGAVAGQTIAKLGFPASTSSTYTLQRTRQEDMNEYTIRVDHRLTDKDSLNGSFNIFKDPAFEPSNSLCGTATLPKFGCFTNQISTLINLTYDRILTPSLLNSFRVGYQRLQQPRVQEDDTAIGSAYPGLPGGPYFTQANYPNNSGLPFTSVTGYATVGGSTNLPQNRWDSHYQLVDTLTWTKGKHTFKGGADFLLARAVNLITSSGRGAITVNDGNIRSLSTGVSGPIIGSSNDSMADLLLGITYSTGIAPTAPVVYLNFLGSHFFFQDDWRITPKLTLNLGMRYELDSPVYSPKYTTSKLDVASQSFIVSGPNTYKHLYNYDYNNWAPRAGFSWQPLPSDKTVVKGAAGVFYNTPLLYNQFLNFGTGYPFRNNVTYTSTRTNVINLANPFPSGATGAPPCTTAQTVGQPLNGCAAAYSPQSINQNYRTPYLTEWSLGIQQQVTKSIVLETTYFGSKGTKLPLSINLNAINPATYTKSTAPAQTDRPFPGYSSVSNQDTRSNSQFHSWQNSLKQSYTNGLTFILSYTWGKSIDGGGGIGSASNSSGGAQNIYNLKAERGLSDFNVAHRLSFSPVYQLPFGKGKPWVTSGLGAAILGDWQVSGIFQYQTGRPFSITNATSNRSGYFGGSDRPDLVAGQDPNAGPKTVAQWFNTAAYTANPTYTAHRFGTAGRNQVIGPKLTQLDLTLARNFKIYEKLSGQFRAESFNLFNHPNFFNPYSNATAFGNSTFGQITNAYDPRDLQFSLRILY from the coding sequence ATGTCGTCACTTGGACGTAGACGGTATTGGTCTATCTCTATCTCCCTATCGATGTTGCTGCTGTACGTTATCAGCATGATTGCGTCTGCGCACGCGCAGACGGTCAACGCCACATTGACGGGACATGTGGAAGATTCCCAGGGAGCCATTATTTCCGGGGCGACCGTGACGGTGAAGAACACCGGTACAGGAGCGACCCGATCCACCCTGACGGACGGAAACGGACTATACACTGTGACGAACCTGCAGCCGGGTTCGTACGAAGTCACGACGACGATGTCAGGCTTCAGCACGAAGACCCTGACGGGACTGACGCTGAACGTCGGCGATACGCAGGAGTTACCGATCTCACTCACGGTTGGCGGCGTAAACGACACCGTGAATGTGGAAGCAGCCGAACCACTGCTACAGACGCAGACGTCGTCGAACAGCACGCTGGTCGATAACAAGCAGGTAGTCGAGCTGCCATTGTCCAACCGCCAGTTTTACTCGCTGGCACTGCTTTCTCCCGCGGCCTATCAACCGGCGCAGAACTCGACGCTTGGCTTCCGCGGCGGTATCAACATTGCGGGCGCGTCGGAGATCTCAAACCAGTTCACCTTCAACGGAATCTACAACAACGACATGGGCGTGGCCCAGCCGTCGTACCGTCCTTCTGTCGAGACGATCCAGGAATTTCGCCTGCTGACGGGCGTGTATCCAGCAGAGTATGGCCGCATGGCGGGTGGACAGGTTGTCGTTATCTCGAAGTCCGGCACAAATGCTTTTCATGGGTCGGCATATGAGTTCATCCGTAACGAAATTTTCGCGGCGAAGCCGTACTTCACCACCGCCGGTGCGAGTAAGCCATCCTTCAAACAGAACACCTTCGGTGGCACGCTTGGCGGACCGATCTGGAAGGACCATACCTTCTTCTTCTTCGGCTATGAGGGACAGCGCATTCGCCGTGCGCAGGTGCTGACCAGTGCTGTCCCCACGACAAACATGTTGAACGGAATCTTCACAAAGTCGAAGAGTTCCGCATCCAACCAGATCTACAACCCCGCCACGGGTCTGCCTCTGACGGACCTTACACCGGGTGATCCTACGGTGTACACGTACAACCTGGCCACGCAACTTGCTGGAAGCAATACCTATCAGTGGAACTCCGTCGGTGCAGTTGCAGGACAGACAATTGCCAAGCTCGGCTTTCCGGCCTCGACCAGCAGCACTTACACGCTACAGCGTACTCGCCAGGAAGACATGAATGAGTACACCATTCGTGTGGACCACCGCCTTACCGACAAGGACAGCTTGAACGGCAGCTTTAACATCTTCAAAGACCCAGCATTTGAGCCGTCCAACTCGCTGTGCGGAACCGCAACGTTGCCGAAGTTCGGCTGCTTCACCAACCAGATCTCGACACTGATCAACCTGACCTATGACCGCATTCTGACGCCGTCGCTTCTGAACTCTTTCCGTGTGGGCTATCAGCGTCTGCAGCAGCCACGCGTGCAGGAGGACGATACGGCCATCGGGTCGGCTTATCCGGGGCTGCCGGGTGGGCCGTACTTTACGCAGGCGAACTATCCGAATAACAGCGGTCTACCGTTTACTTCGGTGACCGGTTATGCCACTGTTGGCGGCTCGACCAACCTCCCCCAGAACCGCTGGGACAGCCACTATCAACTGGTCGACACACTGACCTGGACCAAGGGCAAGCACACCTTCAAAGGTGGCGCTGATTTCCTGCTGGCGCGCGCGGTCAACCTGATTACGAGTTCCGGCCGTGGCGCGATCACGGTCAACGACGGAAACATCCGCAGCCTGAGCACTGGTGTCAGCGGCCCGATCATCGGGTCTTCGAATGATTCAATGGCCGACCTGCTGCTGGGCATTACGTATTCCACCGGCATCGCTCCAACAGCTCCAGTGGTTTACCTGAACTTTCTGGGATCGCATTTCTTCTTCCAGGATGACTGGCGGATTACGCCCAAGCTCACGCTGAACCTGGGCATGCGCTATGAGCTGGATTCACCGGTGTACTCCCCGAAGTACACGACCTCGAAGCTCGATGTTGCCTCGCAGAGCTTCATCGTTTCCGGGCCAAATACCTACAAGCATCTTTACAACTACGACTACAACAACTGGGCGCCTCGCGCCGGCTTCTCGTGGCAGCCGCTGCCCAGCGACAAGACTGTGGTCAAAGGTGCGGCGGGTGTGTTCTACAACACGCCGCTGCTCTACAACCAGTTCCTGAACTTCGGCACCGGCTATCCGTTCCGCAATAACGTGACCTATACCTCCACGCGCACGAACGTGATCAACCTTGCCAATCCATTCCCCTCAGGAGCGACCGGGGCACCACCTTGCACTACGGCACAGACCGTTGGACAGCCGTTGAATGGATGCGCCGCGGCCTATAGCCCGCAGTCGATCAACCAGAACTACCGCACCCCTTACCTGACCGAGTGGAGCCTTGGCATTCAGCAGCAGGTAACCAAGTCCATCGTTCTTGAGACAACGTACTTCGGATCGAAGGGTACGAAACTCCCGCTCTCGATCAACCTCAACGCGATCAACCCGGCTACGTATACGAAGTCGACCGCACCGGCGCAGACGGATCGCCCCTTCCCGGGCTACTCGTCGGTCAGCAACCAGGACACTCGTTCGAACTCGCAGTTTCATTCGTGGCAGAACAGCCTGAAGCAGTCCTACACCAATGGCCTGACCTTCATTCTTTCTTACACCTGGGGTAAATCGATTGACGGCGGCGGCGGCATCGGATCGGCATCGAATTCGTCCGGCGGCGCGCAGAACATCTACAACCTCAAAGCAGAGCGCGGGCTGTCAGACTTCAATGTTGCCCATCGCCTGTCATTCAGCCCGGTGTATCAGCTTCCGTTTGGCAAAGGAAAGCCATGGGTGACCTCCGGGCTTGGCGCAGCCATTCTTGGCGACTGGCAGGTTTCCGGCATCTTCCAGTACCAGACAGGCCGGCCCTTCTCGATCACCAACGCCACGTCAAACCGCAGCGGATACTTCGGTGGTTCGGATCGTCCTGACCTGGTTGCCGGTCAGGATCCAAACGCCGGCCCAAAGACTGTAGCGCAGTGGTTCAACACGGCGGCTTACACGGCTAACCCAACCTATACCGCACATCGTTTCGGAACGGCCGGACGGAACCAGGTGATTGGTCCGAAGCTGACGCAGCTGGATCTGACGCTAGCTCGTAATTTCAAGATCTACGAGAAGCTGTCCGGACAGTTCCGTGCGGAATCTTTCAACCTGTTCAACCATCCGAATTTCTTCAATCCGTACAGCAATGCGACGGCGTTTGGCAACAGTACCTTCGGCCAGATCACAAACGCATATGATCCTCGCGATTTGCAGTTCAGCTTGCGTATTCTGTACTAA
- a CDS encoding amidohydrolase — MKLRLGTLAVLPFLAGAYAPGQSSLTPEKAALVQHVDKDAKLAQVMVDTVFSYGELGFQEFETSKYLTGILEKNGFKVERGIAGIPTAWMATWGSGKPVIALGSDIDCIPQASQKPGVAWHDPLVAGAPGHGEGHNSGVPLNILAALAVKEQMQKNHLSGTIKIWPGVAEELVGTKAYYVREGYFKDVDAVLFAHVGTNLGARWGEGGQTGLISLQYNFHGESAHAAAAPWRGKSALDAVELMDSGWNFHREHLRPQQRSHYVITNGGDQPNVVPQSAAVWYYFRELDYEHIKGLWDDGDRMAKGAATMTQTTWDETILGSAWPGHYNKPIAEDLNENAKVVGLPTWSADDQALAKALQHEIGAPENGLDTELRTPRPPSPASSSESGPSDDIGDVSWNVPTIVLSYPANIPNLPGHNWANAIAMATPIAHKGVVAGAKVQAMTLYDLMTKPELVAAAKDYFTNVQTKTVHYTPLVRPEDKPATFMNKTTMEKYRPEMQKFYYDSTKYATYLDQLGIKYPTLTKPVSK, encoded by the coding sequence GTGAAACTCAGACTTGGAACTCTCGCAGTTCTTCCTTTCCTGGCCGGGGCCTATGCCCCCGGCCAGAGTTCTTTAACTCCCGAGAAGGCCGCTCTTGTTCAGCATGTAGACAAGGATGCCAAACTCGCACAGGTCATGGTCGATACCGTTTTCTCTTACGGGGAACTTGGCTTCCAGGAATTTGAGACATCGAAGTATCTGACCGGAATTCTGGAAAAGAATGGATTCAAGGTTGAGCGCGGCATTGCTGGCATACCTACGGCATGGATGGCGACGTGGGGCTCAGGGAAGCCGGTCATTGCGCTTGGCTCTGACATTGACTGTATTCCGCAGGCATCGCAGAAGCCGGGCGTTGCGTGGCATGATCCCCTGGTGGCGGGAGCTCCCGGGCATGGCGAGGGACACAACTCCGGCGTTCCGTTGAATATTCTGGCGGCACTGGCCGTGAAGGAACAGATGCAGAAGAACCATCTTTCCGGCACGATCAAGATATGGCCTGGAGTAGCCGAAGAGCTCGTTGGGACCAAGGCCTACTATGTTCGCGAAGGTTACTTCAAAGATGTCGATGCGGTTCTGTTTGCGCATGTGGGCACGAACCTGGGAGCGCGCTGGGGAGAAGGCGGACAGACCGGCCTGATCTCACTGCAGTACAACTTCCATGGTGAGTCGGCGCATGCGGCGGCTGCTCCGTGGCGCGGCAAGTCCGCGCTGGATGCGGTGGAACTGATGGATTCCGGATGGAACTTTCATCGCGAGCATCTGCGCCCACAGCAGCGTTCACACTATGTGATTACCAATGGCGGCGACCAGCCGAATGTTGTGCCGCAGTCTGCCGCAGTCTGGTACTACTTCCGCGAGCTTGATTATGAGCACATCAAGGGGCTGTGGGATGACGGTGACCGGATGGCGAAGGGTGCAGCCACGATGACCCAGACCACATGGGATGAGACGATCCTGGGATCTGCATGGCCAGGGCACTACAACAAACCGATCGCCGAAGATCTGAATGAAAATGCTAAGGTTGTCGGCCTGCCAACCTGGTCGGCGGATGATCAGGCGCTGGCCAAGGCGCTGCAGCATGAGATTGGCGCTCCGGAAAACGGGCTTGATACGGAACTACGGACACCACGTCCTCCTTCACCAGCATCAAGCTCGGAGAGCGGACCGTCGGACGATATTGGCGATGTCTCGTGGAATGTGCCGACGATCGTTCTTTCGTATCCGGCAAATATTCCTAATCTGCCAGGGCACAACTGGGCCAACGCAATTGCGATGGCTACACCCATTGCACATAAGGGTGTTGTTGCCGGTGCCAAGGTGCAGGCCATGACACTGTACGACCTGATGACCAAGCCAGAACTTGTGGCTGCCGCAAAGGACTATTTCACGAACGTACAAACCAAGACGGTTCATTACACACCGCTGGTTCGTCCGGAAGACAAGCCAGCGACCTTCATGAATAAGACAACGATGGAGAAGTATCGTCCTGAGATGCAGAAGTTCTATTACGACTCCACGAAGTACGCAACTTATCTGGACCAGCTGGGCATCAAGTATCCCACGCTTACCAAGCCTGTCAGCAAGTAA
- a CDS encoding ABC transporter permease has protein sequence MPDIISLRKSTTIAWRALRRNKLQTILTMVGMTIGVATVLTMIALGSGAQAAIQDQVRAAGMNVIVVTSGNYKMQQQWTSQGESEEPAAYVPDRYRARFRDIVWHPGKNVALRRIFQAGSNPQQQLALSGENAAGLGASDKLSLQDAQAISELKGVQFVSTGLADNAMVKAGDTTCYTRMHGEGKDLPSIKRAWVFPHGRFLNKSDIVGAANVVVLGSIVSAKLFGDANPVGKDVLVRGKSFRVIGIVGSGSWMVPASAGDDQFDAAYIPVTSAQQLLQRQNLDSITISTVSTGDVTRLTKATTTLLRQRHGLAYEAPDDFVVSSQARKSLARGGMRTDIARAITGNVTNLDKVTLEELGKTLDRASRTMTALLASIASVSLIVGGIGIMNIMLLSVTERTREIGIRRAVGARSDEVMLQFLMEAVTLSLTGGVLGILFGVLASGSITKMVAWSTSISPLAIVLSFGVSAGVGILFGYYPAREASRVTPMTSLRYE, from the coding sequence ATGCCGGATATTATTTCGCTTCGTAAAAGTACGACCATTGCATGGCGGGCTCTGCGGCGCAACAAGTTGCAGACCATCCTGACGATGGTCGGTATGACGATTGGCGTAGCGACAGTTCTCACCATGATTGCCCTGGGCAGTGGTGCACAGGCTGCTATTCAGGACCAGGTCCGGGCTGCTGGCATGAACGTCATCGTTGTTACCTCGGGCAACTACAAGATGCAGCAGCAGTGGACCAGCCAGGGAGAATCAGAAGAGCCGGCGGCCTATGTACCGGATCGATATCGCGCGCGCTTCCGCGATATTGTGTGGCATCCAGGAAAGAACGTCGCCCTGCGCCGTATTTTTCAAGCCGGGAGCAATCCGCAGCAGCAGCTTGCTCTCAGCGGAGAAAACGCCGCGGGACTCGGCGCCTCCGACAAACTCAGTCTGCAGGATGCACAGGCGATCTCTGAGTTGAAGGGGGTGCAGTTCGTCTCCACTGGTCTTGCGGATAACGCAATGGTCAAAGCAGGAGACACGACCTGCTACACACGCATGCATGGAGAAGGGAAGGACCTTCCCTCCATCAAACGTGCCTGGGTCTTTCCTCACGGACGATTCCTCAACAAAAGCGATATTGTCGGCGCTGCGAACGTAGTCGTACTCGGAAGCATCGTCAGCGCCAAACTCTTCGGCGACGCAAACCCGGTGGGCAAAGATGTTCTGGTGCGCGGTAAAAGCTTCCGGGTCATCGGCATCGTTGGCAGCGGCAGTTGGATGGTCCCGGCGTCTGCAGGAGACGATCAGTTTGACGCGGCCTACATCCCCGTTACCTCGGCGCAGCAACTACTGCAGAGACAAAACCTCGACTCCATTACGATCTCAACTGTATCCACGGGAGACGTTACCCGGCTCACAAAAGCAACCACCACCTTGCTGCGCCAACGTCATGGTCTCGCGTACGAGGCCCCCGACGACTTTGTCGTTTCCAGCCAGGCTCGCAAATCGTTGGCGCGCGGAGGCATGAGAACCGATATTGCCCGTGCTATTACCGGCAACGTGACCAATCTTGATAAGGTCACCCTGGAAGAACTGGGCAAAACGCTCGATCGGGCCAGTCGCACCATGACGGCCCTGTTGGCCAGCATCGCTTCCGTCTCGCTGATTGTCGGCGGCATCGGCATCATGAACATCATGCTGCTTTCGGTGACGGAACGTACCCGGGAGATCGGTATCCGGCGAGCTGTAGGCGCTCGTTCTGACGAAGTGATGCTGCAGTTTCTGATGGAGGCCGTTACGCTTAGCCTCACGGGCGGTGTTCTCGGTATCCTGTTCGGCGTGCTTGCCTCCGGCTCCATTACAAAAATGGTGGCATGGTCGACAAGCATCTCGCCGCTTGCGATTGTTCTTTCGTTCGGTGTCTCCGCAGGAGTCGGCATCCTGTTCGGGTACTATCCTGCCCGCGAGGCCTCGCGGGTTACCCCCATGACCTCGCTCCGTTACGAATAG
- a CDS encoding ABC transporter permease, with amino-acid sequence MVLQKSFKIAVKALKTNKLRTGLAMLGMTIGVAAVLTMFALGTGAQQSVSKDVKSAGTTLINVRAGNFTRGGEDSKIATGLGTATTLLPSDAEAILTQVPGVAHVSPLTRMRGWVNNGSEKSYTEIYGVSADYAEMYDWGFDKGKFFKKGAVEDAENVVVIGTALRDALFADANPVGEEIEIHGEKFKVKGVFTTSDEQQAQMAVIPYTKMQKLLGINYLSNIMVSAEEAGKASDVAGGITPLLRSRHKLDASSKTAGQRPMNLGGLQGANMGGSTPDDFTVKTQASEALTKGLNTSVAAFILANMPQMDQVNMQEMSGTLNRAGQTMTALLAAIATISLIVGGIGIMNIMLVSVTERTREIGIRRAVGAQSYDVLMQFLVEAVTLGVAGGFLGIILGLIASFAITHTLQWDATVSPAAVALAFGIAAATGVFFGFYPARRASKLNPIDALRFE; translated from the coding sequence ATGGTTCTGCAAAAAAGCTTCAAGATCGCAGTCAAGGCATTGAAGACCAACAAGCTCCGCACCGGGCTTGCCATGCTTGGCATGACCATCGGCGTAGCCGCTGTGCTGACCATGTTTGCTCTCGGAACCGGCGCGCAGCAATCTGTCTCCAAAGATGTAAAGTCCGCCGGAACGACCCTCATCAATGTCCGCGCCGGCAACTTCACACGTGGCGGCGAGGACTCGAAGATTGCAACGGGTCTTGGCACGGCAACAACGCTGCTACCGTCCGATGCGGAGGCCATCCTGACCCAGGTCCCGGGAGTGGCCCATGTCTCACCGCTTACGCGCATGCGTGGCTGGGTGAATAACGGAAGTGAGAAGAGCTACACCGAAATCTACGGCGTTAGCGCCGACTACGCCGAGATGTACGACTGGGGCTTCGACAAAGGAAAGTTTTTCAAGAAGGGCGCCGTCGAAGATGCCGAGAACGTTGTCGTGATTGGAACAGCCCTGCGTGACGCTCTCTTTGCCGACGCGAACCCGGTCGGGGAAGAGATAGAAATCCACGGAGAGAAGTTCAAGGTCAAAGGCGTCTTCACCACCAGTGATGAGCAGCAGGCGCAGATGGCGGTCATCCCATACACCAAAATGCAGAAGCTGCTTGGCATCAACTATCTGTCGAACATCATGGTCTCGGCGGAAGAGGCAGGCAAGGCCTCCGATGTCGCAGGTGGCATCACGCCCCTGTTGCGTTCCCGCCACAAGCTCGACGCATCTTCGAAGACAGCAGGCCAGCGACCCATGAATTTGGGTGGTCTTCAGGGAGCCAATATGGGCGGCAGTACTCCCGATGACTTTACGGTAAAGACGCAGGCTTCTGAAGCCTTGACGAAGGGGCTCAACACCTCTGTCGCCGCCTTCATCCTGGCAAATATGCCGCAGATGGATCAGGTGAATATGCAGGAAATGTCCGGAACCCTGAATCGCGCTGGCCAGACCATGACGGCGCTGCTGGCTGCCATCGCTACCATTTCGCTGATCGTTGGCGGCATCGGCATCATGAACATCATGCTGGTCTCCGTAACCGAACGCACGCGAGAGATTGGTATTCGCCGCGCAGTGGGAGCTCAATCCTACGATGTGCTGATGCAGTTCCTGGTGGAGGCAGTCACGCTGGGTGTCGCGGGTGGATTCCTCGGAATCATTCTCGGCTTGATTGCGTCCTTCGCGATTACACACACGCTGCAATGGGATGCTACTGTCTCTCCCGCCGCGGTCGCCCTGGCCTTCGGTATCGCTGCGGCGACAGGTGTATTCTTCGGCTTCTATCCGGCCCGTCGCGCCTCGAAGCTTAATCCGATTGATGCACTAAGGTTTGAGTAA
- a CDS encoding ABC transporter permease — MALPNTLVIAWKALRRNKMQTALTMLGMTIGVATVLTMIALGSGAQRAIQDQVKAAGMNMLVVTAGNFQTRKEKPPDDAIEMGQLRHSESGMQPHLRLAMFHPEDDPFAVHDHPTSRQRLGDSEAGLGAAATLTLDDAEAIRQIKGVQYSVEGVHENVHVTSGDTRWFTRVHGDGNALPEIRRSWKFTHGSFFSARQQRNKDQVVVLGSIVASKIFGDKNPVGETVTLWKQPFKVIGVVTSSSWMVTPEAGDDQFDAVYIPVTTMQSLLNLSKLNDITVTTESTGDVTRVSKTITTLLRTRHGIDANHPDDFTVNSQASKALLKGGLRPDVAQAVTGNVSGLEKVTLDQLGKTLDKSSKTMTALLASIATVSLIVGGIGIMNIMMLSVTERTREIGIRRAVGARESDVLMQFVYESVTLSVVGGLLGILIGVIASASISHLVQWSTSISPMSILLSFGISAAVGIFFGYYPAREASRVPPLMSLRFE, encoded by the coding sequence GTGGCATTACCCAACACGCTCGTAATTGCCTGGAAAGCTCTGCGCCGGAACAAGATGCAAACGGCGTTGACCATGCTTGGCATGACGATTGGTGTCGCTACGGTGCTCACCATGATCGCGCTGGGCAGCGGAGCCCAGCGTGCAATCCAGGATCAGGTCAAGGCGGCCGGCATGAACATGCTGGTCGTCACCGCCGGGAACTTCCAGACCCGCAAGGAAAAACCACCCGACGACGCCATTGAGATGGGACAACTGCGTCACTCTGAATCAGGGATGCAGCCGCATCTGCGGTTAGCCATGTTCCATCCCGAAGATGATCCTTTCGCCGTCCACGATCACCCGACCTCGCGGCAGCGCCTGGGTGATTCAGAGGCTGGCCTCGGCGCCGCGGCCACGCTCACGCTGGACGACGCGGAAGCCATTCGCCAGATCAAAGGTGTGCAGTACTCCGTCGAAGGCGTGCATGAAAACGTCCACGTTACCAGCGGCGACACACGCTGGTTTACGCGCGTTCATGGGGATGGAAACGCGCTGCCGGAGATTCGCCGTTCCTGGAAGTTCACCCACGGCAGCTTCTTCAGCGCTCGCCAGCAGCGCAACAAAGACCAGGTGGTCGTGCTCGGTAGCATTGTTGCGAGCAAGATCTTTGGTGACAAAAATCCAGTCGGTGAAACAGTCACGCTGTGGAAGCAGCCCTTCAAGGTGATTGGGGTTGTCACAAGCTCCAGTTGGATGGTGACGCCGGAGGCTGGCGACGACCAGTTCGACGCTGTCTATATTCCCGTCACAACCATGCAGAGTCTGCTCAACCTCTCCAAACTGAACGACATTACCGTGACCACGGAATCGACCGGAGACGTAACGCGGGTTTCAAAAACAATCACAACGCTGCTGCGGACACGCCACGGCATCGATGCCAATCATCCTGACGATTTCACTGTCAACAGCCAGGCAAGCAAAGCGCTTCTCAAGGGCGGCCTGCGTCCGGATGTTGCACAGGCGGTCACCGGAAATGTCTCGGGGCTGGAAAAAGTCACCTTGGATCAGCTTGGCAAAACACTCGACAAGTCCAGCAAAACCATGACAGCTCTGCTCGCCAGCATTGCGACGGTTTCTTTGATCGTTGGCGGCATCGGCATCATGAACATCATGATGCTCTCCGTGACGGAACGCACGCGGGAGATCGGCATCCGTCGGGCCGTCGGTGCGCGTGAAAGCGATGTGCTGATGCAGTTTGTCTACGAGTCCGTCACCCTCAGTGTCGTGGGCGGCCTTCTCGGCATCCTGATAGGTGTCATTGCGTCCGCATCTATCTCGCACCTTGTGCAGTGGTCTACAAGCATTTCGCCCATGTCTATCCTTCTGTCGTTCGGCATCTCCGCGGCCGTCGGTATTTTCTTTGGCTACTATCCTGCCCGCGAAGCTTCGCGCGTGCCACCGCTCATGTCTTTGAGGTTTGAATAA